Proteins co-encoded in one Gossypium arboreum isolate Shixiya-1 chromosome 11, ASM2569848v2, whole genome shotgun sequence genomic window:
- the LOC108481284 gene encoding uncharacterized protein LOC108481284, with translation MDQKRKEFLDLKQGHMMVTEYEREFVRLSKYAQECVSFKGKICRRFEDGLNEDIRSSVGVLELKEFVVLINRAWHSYRDHKKQDLDSKSRATSVASVGNARSSRPKCHYCGRSRFGKCRMNDGSCFRCDSQDHFIKDCPEMNEKEKFQSTRPSGTNSKGRP, from the exons ATggatcaaaaacgtaaagaatttcttgactTGAAACAAGGCCACATGATGGTTACtgaatatgaaagggagttcgtcCGACTTAGTAAGTATGCTCAGGAGTGTGTGTCCTTCAAGGGTAAGATATGtcgaaggtttgaagatggacttaatgaggatatcaGATCGTCAGTGGGTGTCCTTGAATTGAAGGAGTTTGTGGTGCTCATTAATCGGGCTT GGCACTCGTACAGAGACCATAAGAAGCAAGATTTGGATTCTAAATCTCGGGCTAcatctgtggctagtgtgggtaatgccAGATCTTCTAGACCAAAGTGCCACTATTGTGGTAGAAGCCGTTTTGGCAAGTGTAGAATGAACGATGGATCATGTTTCCGATGTGATTCCCaagaccattttatcaaggattgccctgaGATgaacgagaaagaaaaatttcaaagtacaAGGCCAAGTGGCACAAATTCTAAGGGAAGACCATAG